From Candidatus Edwardsbacteria bacterium RifOxyA12_full_54_48, a single genomic window includes:
- a CDS encoding type IV pili twitching motility protein PilT — translation MDQLMEELVLREASDLHIRVGEPPIYRIGGRLVRSEFPVLGENDTRTLLFSIMNVEQQKRFDQELELDFAFGLPGVARFRVNSFRQRGYAGAVMRVIPLKIKTIEEWGLPVIMKDLALMPRGLVLVTGPTGSGKSTSLAAMVEHINQRRQAHIITLEDPIEFLYKDSQSVIEQREVGSDTPSFASGLSHVMRQNPDVILVGEMRNYETMSLSIAAAETGHLVLATLHTTDAAQTVDRIINTYPPESQAQARVQLATVLQAVISQALLPAVGKSKLAGAFEIMLCTPAVRSVIRDGKTPQIYSLIQTGAKFGMQSLDQALKDLVRSGTVTLDDALAKSSNPQELEQSIGR, via the coding sequence ATGGATCAGCTCATGGAGGAGCTGGTATTACGGGAGGCCTCCGACCTGCATATCCGGGTCGGGGAGCCGCCTATTTATCGCATCGGCGGAAGGCTGGTGCGCAGTGAATTCCCGGTGCTGGGCGAGAACGACACCCGGACCCTGCTGTTCAGCATCATGAATGTCGAGCAGCAGAAAAGATTCGACCAGGAGCTGGAACTGGATTTCGCCTTCGGCCTGCCCGGGGTGGCCCGCTTCCGGGTGAACTCCTTCCGCCAGCGGGGCTACGCCGGCGCGGTGATGCGGGTGATCCCGCTGAAGATAAAGACCATCGAGGAGTGGGGCCTGCCGGTCATCATGAAGGACCTGGCCCTGATGCCCCGCGGCCTGGTGCTGGTTACCGGCCCCACCGGATCGGGCAAATCCACCAGTCTGGCCGCCATGGTGGAGCACATCAACCAGCGGCGCCAGGCCCATATCATCACCCTGGAGGACCCCATCGAGTTCCTGTACAAGGACAGCCAGTCGGTGATCGAACAGCGGGAGGTGGGGTCCGACACCCCCAGCTTCGCCTCCGGCCTGAGCCACGTGATGCGCCAGAATCCCGACGTGATCCTGGTGGGCGAGATGCGCAACTACGAGACCATGTCGCTGTCCATCGCCGCGGCCGAGACCGGCCACCTGGTGCTGGCCACTCTCCACACCACCGACGCCGCCCAGACGGTGGACCGCATCATCAACACCTATCCCCCGGAGTCCCAGGCCCAGGCCCGGGTCCAGCTGGCCACCGTGCTTCAGGCGGTGATATCCCAGGCCCTGCTTCCGGCGGTGGGCAAGAGCAAGCTGGCCGGGGCTTTCGAGATCATGCTCTGCACCCCGGCGGTCCGCAGCGTCATCCGCGACGGCAAGACCCCCCAGATATATTCCCTGATCCAGACCGGCGCCAAGTTCGGCATGCAGAGCCTGGACCAGGCCCTCAAGGATCTGGTGCGCAGCGGCACCGTCACGCTGGACGACGCCCTGGCCAAGTCGTCCAACCCCCAGGAACTGGAACAGTCGATAGGCAGGTGA